One genomic region from Candidatus Endomicrobiellum trichonymphae encodes:
- the eno gene encoding phosphopyruvate hydratase encodes MAKIVKIAGREIIDSRGNPTVEVDVRLGDGTLGRAAVPSGASTGSREALELRDGDKKRFGGKGVLKAVSNVNDIIAPKLTGLEITKQQDIDDIMIKLDGTDFKSSLGANAVLGVSLACAKAGSNSNKLPVYEYVREIYNVKSDKYVLPVPLMNIINGGEHADNNVDLQEFMIAPVSAPTFREALRMGCEVFHGLKKVLNEKGYATGVGDEGGFAPNLKSNAQALEVICEAVKVAGYEVGRDIVFALDVAASELYENNKYTLEGEVKEKVKTSKDMIAFYGDLLKEYPIISIEDGLSESDWDGWKILTEKLKSRLQLVGDDLFVTNTKIFKDGIDKGIANSILIKVNQIGSLSETVAAVQMAYKAGYTAVMSHRSGETEDSIIADLAVALNTGQIKTGSASRTDRMCKYNQLLRIEEELGSKSAYLGKSAFSSIK; translated from the coding sequence ATGGCAAAGATCGTAAAAATTGCAGGGAGAGAAATTATTGATTCACGCGGAAATCCTACGGTTGAAGTCGACGTTAGACTTGGTGATGGTACGTTGGGAAGAGCAGCTGTTCCGTCCGGTGCCTCAACGGGTTCAAGGGAAGCTTTGGAACTCAGAGATGGCGACAAAAAAAGGTTCGGCGGTAAAGGCGTGTTAAAAGCAGTTTCAAATGTCAACGATATAATTGCCCCTAAACTCACGGGTCTTGAAATAACAAAGCAGCAGGATATTGACGATATAATGATAAAACTTGACGGCACGGATTTTAAAAGCAGTCTTGGCGCGAATGCAGTTTTAGGAGTATCGCTTGCTTGTGCTAAAGCCGGTTCAAATTCAAATAAACTTCCCGTATATGAGTATGTGAGGGAGATTTACAATGTTAAAAGCGACAAATATGTTTTACCCGTGCCGCTTATGAATATTATTAACGGCGGAGAACATGCCGACAATAACGTCGACTTGCAGGAATTTATGATTGCTCCCGTGAGTGCTCCTACTTTCCGCGAAGCTTTAAGGATGGGTTGTGAAGTTTTTCACGGTTTGAAAAAAGTTTTAAATGAAAAAGGTTATGCGACCGGAGTTGGCGATGAAGGAGGTTTTGCTCCAAATTTAAAATCTAATGCGCAGGCTCTGGAAGTAATATGCGAAGCCGTTAAAGTGGCTGGCTATGAAGTCGGCAGAGACATTGTTTTTGCTTTGGATGTTGCGGCGAGTGAACTCTATGAAAACAATAAATATACTCTTGAAGGCGAAGTAAAAGAGAAAGTAAAAACGTCAAAAGATATGATTGCTTTTTATGGAGATCTTTTGAAAGAATATCCCATAATATCCATAGAAGACGGACTGAGCGAATCTGATTGGGACGGCTGGAAGATTTTGACAGAAAAACTGAAATCAAGACTTCAGCTTGTCGGCGATGATCTTTTTGTTACAAACACAAAAATATTTAAAGACGGCATTGATAAAGGCATTGCAAATTCAATTCTTATAAAAGTTAATCAGATAGGTTCTCTTTCCGAAACGGTTGCTGCCGTTCAGATGGCATATAAAGCGGGCTATACGGCGGTTATGTCGCACCGTTCGGGTGAAACTGAAGATAGTATTATTGCGGATTTAGCCGTTGCTCTCAATACTGGACAGATTAAAACGGGATCTGCATCAAGAACTGACAGAATGTGTAAATATAATCAGCTTTTAAGAATTGAAGAAGAGCTGGGATCTAAATCAGCCTATTTAGGCAAGTCTGCATTTTCAAGCATAAAGTGA
- a CDS encoding N-glycosylase/DNA lyase — MKNSLIPISFLKTPTDNSSTAAGLKDFWKKVFPLISYREKHFSNVWKNAAEEEIFAELVFCLFTPQSKAVLCWSAVNDLADKNMIFNSKGECIAKVINKVRFRNNKAKYLIEARKLFTIDNKIKIKEKLKSFKNIYELRKWLIDSTKGIGYKEAGHFLRNIGIGKDLAILDRHILKNLKVYGAIKELPKKLNVKTYLETEKQMQDFAKNIGIPMSHLDMLFWCKNTGGIFK; from the coding sequence ATGAAAAACAGTCTGATACCGATTAGCTTTTTAAAAACACCAACTGACAATTCCAGCACGGCGGCAGGATTAAAAGATTTTTGGAAAAAAGTTTTTCCGCTTATTTCATACAGAGAAAAACATTTTAGCAACGTATGGAAAAATGCAGCAGAAGAAGAAATTTTCGCGGAACTTGTATTTTGTCTTTTTACTCCGCAAAGCAAGGCAGTGTTATGCTGGTCTGCAGTAAATGATCTTGCCGATAAAAATATGATATTTAATTCAAAAGGCGAATGCATAGCGAAAGTAATCAACAAAGTTCGATTCAGAAACAACAAAGCAAAATATCTAATTGAAGCAAGAAAATTATTTACGATTGACAATAAAATAAAGATAAAAGAAAAACTTAAGTCCTTTAAAAATATATACGAATTGAGGAAATGGCTTATAGACAGTACTAAAGGCATAGGCTATAAAGAAGCGGGACATTTCTTAAGAAACATAGGCATAGGAAAAGATCTCGCCATATTAGACAGACATATATTAAAAAATCTTAAAGTTTACGGCGCAATAAAAGAATTGCCTAAAAAGCTTAATGTAAAAACATATCTGGAAACAGAAAAACAAATGCAGGATTTTGCAAAAAATATAGGAATTCCGATGTCTCATTTGGATATGTTGTTTTGGTGTAAAAATACAGGAGGAATTTTTAAATAG
- a CDS encoding YbaB/EbfC family nucleoid-associated protein, with translation MELFKMAKEAINMRSKMKDIDNRLRDLVMDLEYKGIKIKVNAKNEFLSLNIPEYLLKEKKEKVEKLILSAFAEACKKAQNVMTEEVKKLTGGMKIPGL, from the coding sequence ATGGAATTGTTTAAAATGGCGAAAGAAGCGATAAATATGAGAAGTAAAATGAAAGATATAGATAACAGATTAAGAGATCTGGTTATGGATTTGGAATACAAAGGTATAAAAATAAAGGTAAACGCTAAAAACGAATTTTTAAGCTTGAATATTCCGGAATACCTGCTTAAAGAAAAGAAAGAAAAGGTAGAAAAACTTATATTGTCGGCTTTTGCAGAAGCGTGTAAAAAAGCGCAGAATGTTATGACTGAAGAAGTCAAAAAACTTACCGGCGGAATGAAAATACCAGGATTATAA
- a CDS encoding biotin--[acetyl-CoA-carboxylase] ligase — MSIIEILSTEKYTSGNEIGRFLGISRAAVHKQINRLRQIGYTIKSSSKGYIIVKQCNLFNEYEIKANLKKPLNICKTIKYYKETASTQTVVKKLAEKDFGEGIVVIAEKQTKGYGRIKRMWSSNAGGLWVSMLLKPVIRPDESSKLALLFSIVLNRILEKKYGIRSEIKWPNDILICGKKVAGIIIEMSAEQDIINWVAAGIGVNINNSLPEDLKNISISIKEVLKREINRAEFIVALLAEFESLYFNFQKDGFKQFLEEYNSKAAYKNALVTVDGGYNDAITGKSFGIDESGRLIIETKNKFEKIVSGTLRRAEK; from the coding sequence ATGAGTATTATTGAAATTCTCTCAACGGAAAAATATACTTCTGGAAATGAAATAGGCAGATTCCTCGGGATATCAAGAGCTGCTGTTCACAAACAAATCAACAGATTAAGACAAATCGGATATACTATAAAATCTTCTTCTAAAGGTTATATTATTGTAAAGCAGTGTAACCTTTTTAACGAATATGAAATAAAAGCAAATTTAAAAAAACCGCTTAATATATGTAAAACGATAAAATACTACAAAGAAACTGCATCGACGCAAACTGTCGTTAAGAAACTTGCTGAAAAGGATTTTGGCGAAGGAATTGTCGTCATTGCGGAAAAACAGACTAAAGGCTATGGTCGCATTAAAAGGATGTGGAGTTCAAATGCGGGCGGTCTATGGGTTTCGATGCTTTTAAAGCCCGTGATACGCCCTGATGAATCTTCAAAACTGGCGCTGCTGTTTAGCATTGTCTTAAATAGGATTCTTGAAAAAAAATACGGAATCCGTTCTGAAATAAAATGGCCTAATGATATTCTTATATGCGGAAAAAAGGTTGCAGGAATAATAATAGAAATGTCGGCGGAGCAGGACATAATAAACTGGGTTGCTGCCGGCATAGGCGTAAACATTAATAACAGTCTGCCTGAAGATTTAAAAAATATTTCAATTTCTATAAAAGAGGTTTTAAAAAGAGAAATAAACAGGGCGGAATTTATTGTTGCGCTTTTAGCGGAATTTGAAAGTTTATATTTTAATTTTCAAAAAGACGGATTTAAGCAGTTTTTAGAAGAATATAACAGTAAAGCCGCATATAAAAATGCACTTGTGACTGTTGACGGTGGGTATAACGATGCAATAACTGGTAAAAGCTTCGGTATAGATGAAAGCGGAAGACTTATCATAGAGACAAAAAATAAGTTTGAAAAGATAGTATCTGGAACTCTAAGAAGAGCAGAAAAATGA
- the nadC gene encoding carboxylating nicotinate-nucleotide diphosphorylase — MVNNTDSLIDLALKEDGVFDDITTKEFIPKDKRAKAVLIANSPGILCGVDIFIKVFKAIDKKCKVSLKMKDCSQIKSGDKILEITGHTYTILSGERTALNFLQYMSGIATLTNRFVTSINNGRTKIYDTRKTIPGYRELAKYAVRCGGGANHRMGLYDMVLIKDNHLKLMKDLTAGISEFRKKHKNIPVEVECENLKQVEQALDSKADIIMLDNTTFENTKKMISLIRKNSTKEYNPEIEISGGVSLKTAKKFARLDADRISIGMITHSSSALDVTLEITIK, encoded by the coding sequence ATGGTAAATAATACAGACAGTCTTATTGATCTTGCACTGAAAGAAGATGGTGTTTTTGACGATATTACCACTAAAGAATTTATTCCGAAAGATAAACGGGCTAAAGCGGTGTTAATTGCAAATAGTCCCGGAATTCTTTGCGGTGTCGATATTTTTATAAAAGTATTTAAAGCTATAGATAAAAAATGTAAAGTGTCGCTGAAAATGAAAGATTGTTCGCAAATTAAGAGTGGCGATAAAATTTTGGAAATTACAGGGCACACTTATACAATTTTGTCCGGCGAAAGAACAGCTCTTAATTTTTTGCAGTATATGTCTGGAATTGCCACTTTGACAAATAGATTTGTAACATCTATAAATAATGGAAGGACAAAGATATACGATACTAGAAAGACTATTCCCGGATACAGGGAACTTGCAAAATATGCGGTAAGGTGCGGCGGTGGAGCTAATCACAGGATGGGACTTTATGATATGGTGCTTATAAAAGACAACCATTTGAAACTTATGAAAGATTTAACTGCTGGGATAAGCGAGTTCAGGAAAAAACATAAGAATATTCCTGTTGAAGTTGAATGTGAAAATCTAAAACAAGTTGAACAGGCTTTGGATTCAAAAGCCGACATTATAATGCTTGACAATACGACTTTTGAAAATACAAAAAAAATGATTAGCCTTATAAGGAAAAATTCTACAAAAGAATATAATCCTGAAATAGAAATTTCCGGAGGAGTAAGCCTGAAAACCGCCAAGAAATTTGCAAGACTTGATGCTGATAGAATTTCTATAGGAATGATTACGCACTCTTCTTCCGCTTTAGACGTTACTCTTGAAATCACAATAAAATGA
- the ftsZ gene encoding cell division protein FtsZ, with protein sequence MNMKIELPKKEANAGQHAVIKILGVGGGGCNAINRMIAANVGNVEFVAINTDAQVLLKSSAPDVLQIGEKITKGLGVGGNPEVGRKAAKESEEEIRGRLVGADMVFVTAGMGGGTGTGVAPIVAKLAKEEGILTIGVVTKPFEHEGNVRMSQAEEGIKNLKEYTDALIVIPNEKVFNVINERIALDAFYQIIDDVLRQSIQAITDVITVTGEINRDFADVKSILSNSGTALIGIGESTSSNVKEAVRKAVTSPLLDNYDISKAEKALVNVTTNSTASALTMQEIFKDIKSYGINGHVFFGHTIDNRLDDKVKITIIATGFETTEFESAIENRESQCDFFSQHGLPQVEETDPSKPAYTYWKPKFLK encoded by the coding sequence ATGAATATGAAAATAGAGTTGCCTAAAAAAGAAGCAAACGCGGGGCAGCATGCGGTGATAAAGATTCTGGGTGTTGGAGGTGGCGGATGCAATGCCATTAATAGAATGATTGCTGCAAATGTCGGCAATGTCGAATTTGTAGCTATTAATACTGATGCGCAGGTTTTGCTTAAATCTTCAGCTCCGGATGTACTTCAGATCGGCGAGAAAATAACAAAAGGTCTTGGCGTCGGAGGAAACCCGGAAGTTGGCAGAAAGGCGGCAAAAGAAAGCGAGGAAGAGATCAGAGGGAGACTTGTGGGTGCGGATATGGTTTTTGTTACGGCGGGAATGGGCGGAGGAACAGGAACTGGAGTTGCCCCGATAGTTGCAAAACTTGCAAAAGAAGAAGGGATACTTACTATAGGCGTCGTTACAAAACCTTTTGAGCATGAGGGCAATGTGAGAATGTCGCAGGCTGAAGAAGGAATTAAAAACCTTAAAGAATATACAGACGCTTTAATCGTTATTCCAAATGAAAAAGTTTTTAATGTTATAAACGAAAGAATTGCTCTCGATGCTTTTTATCAGATTATTGACGATGTTCTAAGACAGAGTATTCAGGCGATTACTGACGTCATAACCGTTACCGGTGAAATCAATAGGGATTTTGCTGATGTAAAAAGTATTTTGAGTAATTCAGGCACTGCTTTGATAGGCATAGGTGAAAGTACGAGCTCCAACGTTAAAGAGGCTGTAAGAAAAGCGGTGACAAGTCCTCTTCTTGACAATTATGATATTTCAAAAGCTGAGAAGGCACTTGTTAATGTAACGACAAATTCTACTGCCAGCGCTTTGACGATGCAGGAAATATTTAAAGATATTAAAAGCTATGGTATTAACGGGCATGTTTTTTTCGGGCATACCATAGACAACAGACTTGACGATAAGGTTAAAATTACTATTATTGCTACAGGTTTTGAAACTACCGAGTTTGAATCTGCAATAGAAAATAGAGAGTCACAGTGTGACTTTTTTTCGCAGCATGGTTTGCCTCAAGTTGAAGAAACAGATCCGTCAAAACCGGCATATACATATTGGAAACCCAAATTCTTGAAGTAA
- the ftsA gene encoding cell division protein FtsA, which translates to MAKQALIAGLDIGSSQVCCVAGIRDEDARVVKVLCAICVPCDGIKAGAVINIQEAALSIGKAFEETEKTADSQIENVIVAMRGNFIKSKTSKGVANINYSNKEITQETVENALESARKQIKINSDQEILQTVPREYILNQQRGIQNPIGMEGTYVEVDVHAFIASSSNIGNITKAMNSVGIKYDDRIYGYLAASDVLVTREEKELSCLVIDFGGLTTGLVHYVDGIIKHTDEISDGSDYITRDIGHKLRAAYSVSKGIKEMYGAAFICSDFKNEEFEYNGADGRSARKCDRLDLVSSIITPRIDRILYEIKEVVEKNNYGNEFLSGGIILTGGGSSLYGLAEAFEKTFNCSVRNGIPNSDKVKGPDEILLNPSYTAGIGAIAYNFLSSKGYVHNKKSTGNGIVSKISRWFEEAF; encoded by the coding sequence ATGGCAAAACAAGCGCTTATAGCAGGTCTTGATATTGGCAGCAGTCAGGTATGTTGCGTTGCTGGAATACGCGATGAAGATGCAAGAGTTGTCAAAGTTTTGTGTGCGATATGTGTTCCATGCGACGGCATTAAAGCTGGTGCGGTTATCAATATACAGGAAGCGGCATTGTCTATAGGTAAAGCTTTTGAAGAAACTGAAAAAACTGCAGACAGCCAGATAGAAAATGTGATTGTTGCCATGCGCGGCAATTTTATAAAGTCAAAAACCTCAAAAGGCGTTGCAAATATAAACTATTCAAATAAAGAAATTACTCAGGAAACAGTTGAAAACGCTCTGGAGAGTGCAAGAAAACAAATAAAAATAAATTCCGATCAGGAAATACTTCAAACAGTTCCCCGCGAATACATATTGAATCAGCAAAGGGGCATACAGAATCCTATTGGCATGGAGGGGACATATGTTGAAGTTGACGTACACGCTTTTATAGCTTCAAGCAGCAATATAGGAAATATAACGAAAGCTATGAATTCCGTAGGAATAAAATATGACGATAGAATTTACGGATATCTGGCTGCAAGCGATGTTTTGGTTACAAGAGAAGAAAAAGAGTTAAGCTGTCTTGTGATTGATTTCGGCGGGCTTACAACGGGACTTGTCCACTATGTTGACGGTATAATCAAACATACTGATGAAATTTCGGACGGATCGGATTACATTACAAGAGATATTGGACATAAGCTGAGAGCGGCTTACTCTGTTTCAAAAGGAATTAAAGAAATGTATGGTGCAGCTTTTATCTGCAGTGATTTTAAAAATGAAGAATTTGAGTATAACGGAGCGGATGGCAGAAGTGCAAGAAAATGTGACAGACTCGATCTCGTAAGCAGTATAATTACGCCGAGAATCGACAGAATTCTATATGAAATAAAGGAAGTTGTGGAAAAAAATAATTATGGGAACGAATTTTTGTCTGGCGGAATAATTCTTACAGGCGGCGGCAGCAGTCTTTACGGTCTTGCCGAAGCGTTTGAAAAAACGTTTAACTGTTCCGTGAGAAATGGAATACCTAATTCCGATAAGGTTAAGGGTCCGGATGAAATACTGCTGAATCCGTCTTATACGGCGGGTATAGGGGCGATAGCTTATAATTTTTTAAGTTCAAAAGGTTATGTGCATAATAAGAAGTCGACTGGAAACGGCATAGTATCAAAAATATCGAGATGGTTTGAGGAAGCTTTTTAA
- a CDS encoding cell division protein FtsQ/DivIB, with amino-acid sequence MMAKKKRYVYRCVSGVSNYSNSRNKGRKSIKLLLYIVLFVFLVYFGGRKLVNLAYESDKIIVKSIEVVGTKNVTKTEIKELLPFETGDNILKINLSKTENEIKRLKPELKSIMINRSWQKVKIKLCERTPEAFVMQGDTVFGIDFDDNPFPLRGFMNAEKVPKLFYRSDVERKKLLSFIKSFKPMCGDFLSDVSEMKFSGAGDIIFVTHGNTVVFWGDGEPNVLSHKFNRFQKIYSDAMSKYKQIEYIDMTLYSFGRATVKPVRE; translated from the coding sequence ATGATGGCAAAAAAGAAACGCTATGTTTACAGATGTGTCTCTGGAGTTAGCAATTATTCAAATTCGCGAAATAAAGGCAGGAAAAGCATTAAGTTGCTTTTATATATTGTATTGTTTGTTTTTTTGGTTTATTTTGGCGGCAGAAAATTAGTGAATCTTGCTTATGAATCCGACAAGATAATTGTCAAAAGCATAGAAGTTGTCGGGACAAAAAATGTCACAAAAACCGAAATAAAAGAATTACTCCCTTTTGAGACAGGCGACAATATTTTAAAAATCAATCTGTCAAAAACTGAAAACGAAATAAAAAGATTGAAACCAGAATTGAAAAGCATTATGATCAACAGGTCTTGGCAGAAGGTGAAAATCAAACTCTGTGAGAGAACTCCGGAAGCATTTGTAATGCAAGGCGATACAGTGTTCGGCATAGATTTTGACGATAATCCTTTTCCTTTGCGCGGTTTTATGAACGCGGAAAAAGTGCCTAAACTTTTTTATAGATCTGACGTCGAGAGAAAAAAGCTTTTGAGTTTTATTAAAAGTTTTAAACCTATGTGCGGTGATTTCCTAAGTGATGTTTCCGAGATGAAATTCAGTGGTGCCGGTGATATAATTTTTGTTACGCACGGCAATACAGTAGTTTTCTGGGGTGATGGAGAACCGAATGTTTTATCGCATAAATTCAATAGATTTCAAAAAATTTATTCCGATGCGATGTCAAAATACAAACAGATTGAATATATAGATATGACTCTTTACAGTTTTGGAAGAGCGACGGTGAAACCTGTTAGAGAATGA
- a CDS encoding D-alanine--D-alanine ligase — MTDSDILAKLSNKKIGVLYGGLSSEREISIKSGKAVLNVFKKLKLNVCGIDVNRSIAEEIKKEKIDVAYIALHGPMGEDGTIQGMLEILGIPYTGSGIFASAASIDKDVSKKIFKYADILTPEWKMLKKFGTVPEIKKYPVVVKPVSQGSTIGVAIVKRPSEFAAAVKEVFKYGDEALIEQFIEGKEVTVGVLNGKALPVVEIVPKGEFYDFKAKYQKGGSQHIIPAGISEEAYETVQNYAEKVYEIFKCRAICRVDMIVDRKDRVWVFENNTIPGMTETSLVPDESRAVGYSFESLVLKITESAL, encoded by the coding sequence ATGACAGATTCTGATATTTTGGCAAAGTTGAGTAATAAAAAAATAGGCGTTTTGTACGGCGGACTTTCAAGCGAAAGAGAAATTTCAATTAAGTCCGGCAAAGCTGTTTTAAACGTATTTAAAAAATTGAAACTGAATGTGTGTGGCATTGATGTAAACAGAAGCATTGCTGAAGAAATTAAAAAAGAAAAAATAGATGTTGCGTATATAGCTTTGCACGGTCCGATGGGCGAAGACGGAACAATTCAAGGTATGCTTGAAATATTGGGCATTCCTTATACGGGCAGCGGTATTTTTGCAAGTGCTGCTTCTATAGATAAAGATGTTTCAAAGAAAATATTCAAATATGCGGATATTTTGACGCCTGAATGGAAAATGTTGAAGAAATTTGGAACCGTGCCGGAAATAAAAAAATATCCCGTAGTTGTAAAACCGGTTTCGCAGGGATCTACAATAGGTGTGGCAATAGTGAAGAGACCTTCAGAGTTTGCTGCTGCTGTGAAAGAGGTGTTTAAGTATGGCGACGAAGCTCTTATTGAGCAGTTTATAGAAGGCAAAGAAGTGACCGTAGGAGTTCTGAACGGCAAAGCGTTGCCTGTGGTGGAAATAGTTCCCAAAGGGGAATTTTATGATTTTAAGGCTAAATATCAAAAAGGCGGTTCGCAGCATATAATTCCCGCGGGAATAAGCGAAGAGGCTTATGAAACGGTGCAGAATTATGCTGAAAAAGTGTATGAAATTTTTAAATGCAGAGCGATATGCCGTGTTGATATGATTGTAGATAGAAAAGATAGAGTATGGGTTTTTGAAAATAATACTATTCCCGGAATGACGGAGACTTCTTTGGTTCCCGACGAAAGTAGAGCTGTCGGATATAGTTTTGAAAGTTTGGTTTTAAAAATAACTGAGAGCGCATTATAG
- the murB gene encoding UDP-N-acetylmuramate dehydrogenase: MIEILSSLGCRVLKDEPLSMHCSFKIGGPADFFIEIPNELALSEFLRIISDGRFCILGGGTNILFSDEGYRGTIVRLTGCFKEISVSGDEILCGGGALLSDVLKTACENGLTGLECTAGILGTVGGAVYGNVGRGDKWISAVIKSVEVYKNLKKELINREKAIFGYRKSGFENSIILKVVFSLKKDMKNDSLKEISKNMQKRLETQPLNIPNAGSIFKNPDGFSVGKLIEEAGLKGIYAGKAQISELHGNFIVNTGGAFAEDVLALINLIKEKVKEKFGISLETEIKIIK, translated from the coding sequence TTGATTGAAATCTTATCTTCCTTAGGATGTAGAGTCTTAAAAGATGAACCGCTTTCCATGCATTGTTCCTTTAAAATCGGGGGACCGGCTGATTTTTTTATTGAAATTCCGAATGAATTAGCTTTATCGGAATTTTTAAGAATTATTTCAGATGGCAGGTTTTGTATTTTGGGCGGAGGAACGAATATTCTTTTCTCTGATGAGGGTTATAGAGGAACAATCGTTCGTCTTACGGGGTGTTTCAAAGAAATTTCTGTTTCGGGGGACGAAATTTTATGCGGTGGCGGAGCATTGCTTTCAGATGTTTTAAAAACTGCTTGCGAAAATGGTTTGACGGGTCTTGAATGCACGGCGGGAATTTTAGGAACGGTCGGCGGTGCGGTTTACGGAAATGTGGGTAGAGGAGATAAATGGATAAGCGCTGTCATAAAGAGCGTAGAGGTTTATAAAAATTTAAAAAAAGAACTTATAAACAGGGAAAAAGCTATTTTCGGTTACAGAAAAAGCGGATTTGAAAACAGTATTATTTTAAAAGTTGTTTTTTCTTTGAAAAAAGATATGAAAAATGATAGCCTAAAAGAGATTTCTAAAAATATGCAAAAACGTTTAGAAACGCAGCCTCTCAATATACCTAACGCTGGCAGTATATTTAAAAACCCTGATGGATTCAGTGTCGGAAAACTTATTGAAGAAGCTGGTTTAAAAGGAATATATGCTGGAAAAGCGCAAATTTCGGAACTTCACGGGAATTTTATAGTAAATACGGGTGGTGCTTTTGCAGAAGATGTTTTGGCTCTGATAAATTTAATAAAAGAGAAAGTAAAAGAGAAATTCGGTATAAGTCTCGAAACGGAGATAAAGATAATAAAATGA
- the murC gene encoding UDP-N-acetylmuramate--L-alanine ligase, which yields MFLKNQNIHFVGIGGSGMSGIAEVLINLGHRVSGSDLKKTDVTEYLKAVGAKIYIGHSCKNIKSAEVVVTSTAISRNNPEVVAALKKRIPIIARIEMLVELARLKYAVTITGTHGKTTTTSLTSLVLHNGGLDPTIVIGGRLKNLKTNAKLGRGDYIVVEADESDGSFLRLSPIITVVTNIDNDHLDYYDSMENLKEAFVKHINCIPFYGTAIICSDNEVVRKIIPQITRRYITYGLMGNPDIKASNIKVLKNHTSFDVFYMRKKVGSVCMKILGKHNVSNSLAAIGVGLRLGISFSSIADTINKFDGVSRRLEIKGEKNGMMVIDDYGHHPTEVAATLRAIKLFWPERRLVVLFQPHRYTRTKQLFNEFGRSFSDADFVKVLDIYSAGEQPIDEVTSDLILESLLSNKCKAEKFSDLEEFSKGLSVGDVVLTLGAGDVWKKGEELLALI from the coding sequence ATGTTTCTAAAAAATCAGAATATACATTTCGTAGGCATAGGTGGATCCGGAATGTCCGGAATAGCCGAAGTTTTAATAAATTTAGGACATAGAGTTTCAGGTTCTGATTTAAAGAAAACGGATGTTACCGAATATCTCAAAGCAGTTGGTGCAAAAATTTATATCGGACATAGTTGTAAAAATATAAAATCTGCTGAGGTTGTTGTCACTTCTACTGCGATAAGCAGGAACAATCCTGAAGTTGTAGCTGCACTAAAAAAAAGAATTCCTATAATTGCGCGTATAGAAATGCTTGTTGAACTTGCAAGACTGAAATATGCTGTGACAATAACGGGAACTCACGGTAAAACGACGACTACGTCGCTTACTTCTCTTGTTCTTCACAATGGAGGACTTGATCCCACAATCGTTATCGGCGGCAGACTTAAAAATCTTAAAACAAACGCAAAATTGGGCAGAGGCGATTATATTGTTGTGGAGGCAGACGAATCCGACGGTTCTTTTTTAAGACTTTCGCCCATTATTACGGTTGTGACAAATATAGATAACGACCATTTAGATTATTACGACAGTATGGAAAATCTTAAAGAAGCTTTTGTTAAACATATTAACTGCATTCCTTTTTATGGTACTGCAATAATTTGTTCGGACAACGAAGTTGTTAGAAAAATAATTCCCCAAATTACAAGAAGATACATAACTTACGGACTTATGGGCAATCCGGATATTAAAGCTTCAAATATAAAAGTATTGAAAAACCATACGAGTTTTGACGTTTTTTATATGAGAAAAAAAGTTGGTAGTGTCTGCATGAAAATTCTGGGCAAGCACAACGTATCAAATTCTCTTGCGGCAATAGGAGTTGGGTTGAGGCTTGGCATATCGTTTAGTTCAATTGCAGATACGATAAATAAATTTGACGGTGTCAGCAGGCGTCTTGAAATAAAAGGCGAAAAGAATGGAATGATGGTTATAGACGATTACGGTCATCATCCAACCGAAGTTGCTGCCACTTTAAGAGCTATAAAACTTTTTTGGCCCGAACGCAGACTCGTTGTTTTGTTCCAGCCACACAGATACACGAGAACAAAACAGCTTTTTAATGAATTCGGCAGAAGTTTTTCAGACGCAGATTTTGTAAAAGTATTAGACATTTACTCTGCGGGAGAGCAGCCTATAGATGAAGTAACTTCGGATTTGATACTAGAAAGCCTTTTAAGCAATAAATGCAAAGCTGAAAAATTTTCTGATTTAGAAGAGTTTTCTAAAGGACTTTCTGTTGGAGATGTAGTTTTAACTTTAGGAGCGGGAGACGTCTGGAAAAAAGGAGAGGAGTTATTAGCTCTGATTTGA